In one Vicugna pacos chromosome 22, VicPac4, whole genome shotgun sequence genomic region, the following are encoded:
- the DBN1 gene encoding drebrin, giving the protein MAGVSFSGHRLELLAAYEEVIREESAADWALYTYEDGSDDLKLAASGDGGLQELSGHFENQKVMYGFCSVKDSQAALPKYVLINWVGEDVPDARKCACASHVAKVAEFFQGVDVIVNASSVEDIDAGAIGQRLSNGLARLSSPVLHRLRLREDENAEPVGTTYQKTDAAVEMKRINREQFWEQAKKEEELRKEEERKKALDERLRFEQERMEQERQEQEERERRYREREQQIEEHRRKQQTLEAEEAKRRLKEQSIFGDQRDEEEETQMKKSESEVEEAAAIIAQRPDNPREFFKQQERVASASAGSCDVPSPFNHRPGSHLDSHRRMAPTPIPARSPSDSSTASTPVAERIERALDEVTSSQPPPLPPPLPPAQETQEPSPGLDSEEPSKEARAAASEAWAGGPEEEPPQAAEPPQAQGSPTEDLMFMVSTEQAALAAPLEPAGAGASTTDTPAAGATETDTAAADTAVANAITPAAASLIDLWPGNGEGASAPQAEPRAPTPPSGAEVTLAEVPLLDEVAREPLPPTGEGSANLLNFDELPEPPATFCDPEEEVEGEPLAAPQAPILPSALEELDQEPELEPEPEPHLLTNGETTQKEGTQASEGYFSQSQEEEFAQSEEPCAKAPPPVFYNKPPEIDITCWDADPVPEEEEGFEGGD; this is encoded by the exons ATGGCCGGCGTCAGCTTCAGCGGCCACCGCCTGGAGCTGCTGGCGGCGTACGAGGAGGTGATTCGGGAGGAGAGCGCGGCCGACTG ggctcTGTACACATACGAGGATGGCTCAGATGACCTCAAGCTTGCAGCATCAGGAG ATGGGGGCTTGCAGGAGCTCTCGGGCCACTTTGAGAACCAGAAGGTGATGTATGGCTTCTGCAGCGTCAAGGACTCCCAAGCTGCTCTGCCGAAATACGTGCTCATCAACTGG GTTGGCGAAGATGTGCCCGATGCCCGCAAGTGCGCTTGTGCCAGCCACGTGGCTAAGGTGGCCGAGTTCTTCCAG GGCGTCGACGTGATCGTGAACGCCAGCAGCGTGGAGGACATAGACGCGGGCGCCATCGGGCAGCGGCTCTCCAACGGGCTGGCGCGGCTCTCCAGCCCGGTGCTGCACCGCCTGCGGCTGCGGGAGGACGAGAACGCCGAGCCGGTG GGCACCACCTATCAGAAGACTGACGCAGCTGTGGAAATGAAGCGGATTAACCGCGAGCAGTTCTGGGAACAGGCCAAG AAGGAGGAAGagctgaggaaggaggaggagcggaAGAAGGCCCTGGATGAGAGACTGAGGTTTGAGCAAGAGCGGATGGAGCAGGAGCGACAGGAGCAGGAGGAGCGGGAGCGGCGCTACCGAGAGCGGGAGCAGCAGATCGAGGAGCACAG GCGGAAACAGCAGACTTTAGAAGCCGAGGAGGCCAAGAGGCGGTTGAAGGAGCAGTCTATCTTT GGTGACCAGcgggatgaggaggaagagaccCAGATGAAGAAGTCAGAATCGGAGGTAGAG GAGGCAGCAGCCATCATTGCCCAGCGACCTGATAACCCACGGGAGTTCTTTAAGCAGCAGGAAAGAGTCGCATCGGCTTCCGCAGGCAGCTGCGATGTGCCCTCACCCTTCAACCACCGACCAG GCAGCCACCTGGACAGCCACCGGAGGATGGcgcccacccccatccctgcccGGAGCCCATCTGACTCCAGCACGGCCTCCACGCCCGTCGCTGAGCGGATCGAGCGGGCCCTGGATGAGGTCACATCTTCGCAAcctccaccactgccaccaccactccCACCAGCCCAAG AGACCCAggagcccagccctggcctggaCAGTGAAGAGCCCAGCAAGGAAGCCAGAGCAGCAGCCTCGGAGGCCTGGGCCGGCGGCCCCGAGGAGGAGCCCCCTCAGGCAGCAGAGCCcccccaggcccagggcagcCCCACGGAGGACTTGATGTTCATGGTGTCTACAGAGCAGGCTGCCCTGGCTGCCCCTCTAGAACCGGCCGGGGCTGGAGCCTCAACCACCGACACCCCAGCAGCTGGTGCCACTGAAACCGACACTGCCGCTGCTGACACCGCTGTTGCCAACGCCATCACCCCTGCCGCTGCCAGCCTCATTGACCTATGGCCTGGCAACGGGGAAGGGGCCTCCGCGCCCCAGGCTGAGCCTAGGGCCCCCACACCACCCTCGGGTGCCGAGGTCACTCTGGCGGAGGTGCCCCTGCTGGACGAGGTGGCTCGGGAGCCGCTGCCACCAACAGGTGAAGGCAGTGCCAACCTTCTCAATTTTGATGAGCTGCCTGAGCCGCCTGCCACTTTCTGTGACCCAGAGGAGGAAGTAGAAGGGGAGCCCTTGGCTGCCCCCCAGGCTCCAATTCTGCCCTCAGCTCTAGAGGAGCTGGATCAGGAGCCTGAGCtggagccggagccggagcccCACCTGCTGACCAATGGCGAGACCACCCAGAAGGAGGggacccag GCCAGTGAGGGGTACTTCAGCCAATCACAGGAGGAAGAGTTTGCCCAATCGGAAGAGCCCTGCGCAAAGGCTCCGCCTCCTGTGTTCTACAACAAGCCTCCAG AAATCGACATCACCTGCTGGGATGCAGACCCAGtaccagaagaggaggagggcttCGAGGGTGGCGACTAG